The following are from one region of the Cyanobium sp. ATX 6F1 genome:
- a CDS encoding TM0106 family RecB-like putative nuclease has product MGPTTPNDRLPITDRLLRSWLRCRRRAWLDLHGEASERLWTAHRSLQLEDQYRSFAALVPRRPRHGPGACAEGAEAVVGLRLRGPGPGGLELEAHPPLLQRVEGHSRWGGWAYRPVLARQGRRLTREHRLAMSFSGRLLARTQQGPVDHALVVAVSGGALEQERLALTPALERQLDGQLLRMGEELGAGPMPPLTTDRKKCTLCSWRGFCGREAAAEGHLSEVSGIGAKRRELLIELGLPRLADLAAADPEQLADALEVHGEQHREVAAQLVAQARVQRSGVPQRLGAGPALPELESAPGVLIYDIESDPDARDDFLHGFLRLERGSDGWGDADAAPYHPLMALYEHGEARLWLRLQRLLARYPGWPVLHYGETESLALVRLAQRQGATDAELEALRARCLDLHQRLKRHWLLPVNSYGLKAVAGWLGFQWSQKGVDGARCLLWWRQWRSGTASAPRGSHHLLRRIFRYNHDDGLATWRVAQWLLEQDSRS; this is encoded by the coding sequence ATGGGGCCAACTACGCCGAACGATCGGTTACCGATCACCGATCGTCTGTTGCGTAGTTGGTTGCGTTGCCGTCGCCGCGCCTGGCTTGACCTGCACGGGGAGGCCTCCGAGCGGCTCTGGACGGCCCACCGCAGCCTGCAACTGGAGGATCAGTACCGCAGCTTTGCGGCCCTGGTGCCCAGGCGCCCCCGCCATGGCCCAGGGGCCTGCGCGGAGGGGGCCGAGGCGGTGGTGGGCCTGCGCCTGCGCGGCCCCGGACCCGGGGGTCTGGAGCTGGAGGCCCATCCGCCCCTGCTGCAGCGGGTGGAGGGGCACAGCCGCTGGGGGGGCTGGGCCTACCGGCCCGTGCTCGCCCGCCAGGGCCGCCGCCTCACCCGCGAGCATCGGCTCGCGATGAGTTTCTCGGGCCGGCTTCTGGCCCGCACCCAGCAGGGTCCCGTGGACCACGCTCTGGTGGTCGCGGTTTCCGGTGGCGCGCTGGAGCAGGAACGGCTGGCCCTGACCCCAGCCCTGGAGCGCCAGCTGGACGGGCAGCTGCTGCGCATGGGCGAGGAGCTCGGCGCCGGGCCCATGCCGCCGCTGACCACCGACCGCAAGAAATGCACCCTCTGCAGTTGGCGGGGCTTCTGCGGGCGCGAGGCGGCGGCGGAGGGGCACCTCAGCGAGGTGAGCGGCATCGGCGCCAAGCGCCGGGAGCTGCTGATCGAGCTGGGGCTGCCGAGGCTCGCCGACCTGGCGGCGGCCGATCCCGAGCAGCTGGCGGACGCCCTTGAGGTGCACGGGGAACAGCACCGGGAGGTGGCGGCCCAGCTGGTCGCCCAGGCCCGGGTGCAGCGCTCGGGGGTGCCGCAGCGCCTGGGGGCCGGTCCCGCCCTGCCGGAGCTGGAGTCGGCGCCGGGGGTGCTGATCTACGACATCGAATCGGATCCCGATGCCCGCGATGATTTTCTGCACGGCTTTCTGCGCCTGGAGCGGGGATCGGATGGCTGGGGTGATGCCGACGCCGCCCCCTACCACCCGCTGATGGCGCTCTACGAACACGGCGAGGCGCGCCTCTGGCTGCGCCTCCAGCGCCTGCTGGCGCGCTACCCCGGCTGGCCGGTGCTCCATTACGGCGAGACCGAATCGCTGGCCCTGGTGCGCCTGGCCCAGCGCCAGGGCGCCACGGACGCCGAGCTGGAGGCCCTGCGGGCCCGCTGCCTGGATCTGCACCAGCGGCTGAAGCGCCATTGGCTGCTGCCGGTGAACAGCTATGGGCTCAAGGCGGTGGCCGGCTGGCTTGGGTTCCAGTGGAGTCAGAAGGGGGTGGATGGGGCCCGCTGCCTGCTCTGGTGGCGGCAATGGCGCTCGGGAACGGCCAGCGCCCCCCGGGGCAGCCATCACCTGCTGCGCCGGATCTTCCGCTACAACCACGACGACGGCCTGGCCACCTGGCGTGTGGCCCAGTGGTTGCTGGAGCAGGACAGCAGGAGCTGA
- a CDS encoding phosphoglucomutase/phosphomannomutase family protein, whose protein sequence is MASAPLPLVPSPIAFGTDGWRGILGVDITIERLLSVAAAAARELEHSAPEGLRSREVVIGYDRRFMAPEFAAAIAAAVRGADLEPVLTDTPVPTPACSWAVVERAALGALVITASHNPPEWLGLKIKGHFGGSVEGDFTARVERRLAAGGITVPIEGDTPLIDGWGGYLDGLRRQVDTAALASGLAELGLKVIVDPMHGSAAGGLGALLGEGISEIRSARDPLFGGHPPEPLAPYLNELIARVNASTAAGQPAVGIVFDGDGDRIAAIDEHGRYCSTQLLMPLLIDHLAGARGLPGKVIKTVSGSDLMAAVAEDLGREVIEKPVGFKYIASEMLAGEVLIGGEESGGVGFGLHLPERDALLVALLLLEALVEGGLPLGARLNALQQRCGGASAYDRLDLRLKDMASRARLERQLAEAPPAEVAGAPVREVIRTDGVKLRLGPSHWLMLRFSGTEPLLRLYCEAPSEERVAQVLAWARALAEQA, encoded by the coding sequence ATGGCCTCTGCCCCCCTGCCCCTGGTTCCCAGCCCGATCGCCTTCGGCACCGATGGCTGGCGGGGCATCCTCGGGGTGGACATCACCATCGAACGCCTGCTGAGCGTGGCCGCCGCCGCCGCCCGGGAGCTGGAGCATTCCGCCCCCGAAGGTCTGCGCAGCCGCGAGGTGGTGATCGGCTACGACCGTCGCTTCATGGCGCCGGAGTTCGCCGCCGCCATCGCCGCGGCCGTGCGCGGCGCCGATCTGGAACCCGTGCTCACCGACACCCCGGTGCCCACCCCCGCCTGCAGCTGGGCGGTGGTGGAACGCGCCGCCCTCGGGGCGCTCGTGATCACCGCCAGCCACAACCCGCCCGAATGGCTCGGGCTGAAGATCAAGGGCCACTTCGGCGGCTCGGTGGAGGGCGACTTCACCGCCCGGGTGGAGCGGCGTCTGGCGGCGGGGGGGATCACGGTGCCGATCGAGGGCGACACCCCCCTGATCGATGGTTGGGGCGGCTACCTCGATGGCCTGCGCCGCCAGGTGGACACCGCCGCCCTGGCCTCAGGCCTGGCTGAATTGGGCCTGAAGGTGATCGTCGATCCGATGCACGGCTCAGCCGCCGGCGGCCTCGGAGCCCTGCTGGGCGAGGGGATCAGCGAGATCCGCTCAGCGCGGGATCCCCTGTTCGGCGGCCACCCCCCCGAACCCCTGGCCCCCTACCTCAACGAGCTGATCGCCCGGGTGAACGCCAGCACCGCCGCCGGCCAACCGGCAGTGGGGATCGTCTTCGATGGCGATGGCGACCGCATCGCCGCCATCGACGAACACGGCCGCTACTGCAGCACCCAACTGCTGATGCCGCTGCTGATCGACCACCTGGCCGGGGCCAGGGGCCTTCCGGGAAAGGTGATCAAGACCGTGAGCGGCTCGGATCTGATGGCGGCCGTGGCCGAAGACCTGGGTCGCGAGGTGATCGAGAAGCCCGTGGGCTTCAAGTACATCGCCAGCGAAATGCTCGCCGGCGAGGTGCTGATCGGCGGCGAGGAGTCCGGTGGGGTGGGCTTCGGCCTCCATCTGCCCGAGCGCGATGCCCTGCTCGTGGCCCTGCTGCTGCTGGAGGCCCTGGTGGAGGGCGGCCTGCCCCTGGGGGCCCGCCTCAATGCCCTCCAACAACGTTGCGGAGGCGCCAGCGCCTACGACCGCCTCGACCTGCGCCTCAAGGACATGGCCAGCCGAGCGCGGCTGGAGCGGCAGCTGGCGGAAGCGCCCCCCGCTGAGGTGGCCGGCGCCCCCGTGCGCGAGGTGATCCGCACCGATGGCGTCAAGTTGCGGCTCGGGCCGAGCCACTGGCTGATGCTGCGCTTCTCCGGCACCGAACCGCTGCTGCGGCTCTACTGCGAAGCGCCCAGCGAGGAGCGGGTGGCCCAGGTGCTGGCCTGGGCGCGCGCCCTGGCGGAGCAGGCGTGA
- the rdgB gene encoding RdgB/HAM1 family non-canonical purine NTP pyrophosphatase, whose translation MSAVHGFEGGPRVLVIASGNAGKLREFTALLSGLNLELLPQPAGLEVEETGDSFAANARLKAEAVARATGHWALADDSGLSVGALGGAPGLHSARYAASDSERIARLLRELDAAGSPETPADRRAQFTAALALADPSGQTVLEVEGICPGEILEAPRGVGGFGYDPIFWVPEAAQTFAEMDPELKRRLGHRGRALEALLPRLRPLLDGSPLG comes from the coding sequence GTGAGCGCCGTCCACGGGTTCGAGGGCGGCCCCAGGGTGCTGGTGATCGCCAGCGGCAACGCCGGCAAGCTGCGGGAGTTCACGGCCCTGCTCTCCGGCCTCAACCTGGAACTGCTGCCCCAGCCGGCGGGCCTGGAGGTGGAGGAAACCGGCGACAGCTTCGCCGCCAATGCCCGGCTCAAGGCCGAAGCGGTGGCCCGGGCCACGGGCCACTGGGCCCTGGCCGACGACTCCGGCCTCAGCGTGGGGGCCCTCGGCGGCGCACCCGGCCTCCACTCGGCCCGCTACGCCGCCAGCGACTCCGAGCGCATCGCACGTCTGCTGCGGGAGCTGGACGCCGCCGGCAGCCCCGAAACTCCTGCCGACCGCAGGGCCCAGTTCACGGCCGCCCTGGCGCTGGCGGACCCCAGCGGCCAGACGGTGCTGGAGGTGGAGGGGATCTGTCCGGGGGAGATCCTCGAGGCGCCCAGAGGCGTGGGCGGCTTCGGCTACGACCCGATCTTCTGGGTTCCCGAGGCGGCCCAGACCTTCGCCGAGATGGACCCGGAGCTCAAACGGCGCCTGGGCCACCGCGGCCGGGCCCTCGAAGCGCTCCTGCCCCGGCTGCGGCCCCTCCTGGACGGATCGCCGCTGGGCTGA
- a CDS encoding mechanosensitive ion channel family protein encodes MSHSRRFGWGRRLRQLLAALLAAALAVAVVAALPTALGGAAPGNPAAAVGPPAGFVELEGRRVLEIRAAVGVQTPVEMARRGNRRLAALAADYSVDPAQLVIREDPPYTSIGLLRNGEFDPQIAVDDRNAARFGLSRQQLAERYLGQIRGAIERYRRTHRRQDWIRGTALALLALGLYILWLRGQIALNRRLKRWIADPANRRLQGLHVGGNQWLTADQLRGLLDPLRRIVHGAVLLLVSYLSIPLFLGLFPPTQALSQTLTGQIRALVVGGFASLVRAIPDLISVAVILGLSVLLMRASNAWFKAVELGNLRLRWFYPEWARPTARLVGIGILLLGAVLAYPYIPGANSKAFQGAGLFVGVLAALGSSAVAANLIGGLMLTYTRAYQEGDRVSINGTVGIVHDSALLVTRLRTPRNEVVSIPNATVLGASIVNYSLARREIDEPVVIATTVTIGYDVPWRQVHQLMLAAAAATAGISQEVPPFVLQTSLNDFHISYELNAYVADVETYRRSLSDLLGAIQDQFAAAGVEILSPGYHAMRNGNGSTVPPWPAQPFGEAPPG; translated from the coding sequence GTGAGCCACTCCCGTCGCTTTGGTTGGGGGCGAAGACTGCGCCAGCTCCTGGCTGCGCTGCTGGCTGCGGCCCTGGCGGTGGCGGTGGTGGCGGCGCTGCCGACAGCTCTGGGAGGGGCCGCCCCCGGGAATCCGGCGGCGGCGGTGGGGCCGCCGGCGGGCTTTGTCGAGCTCGAGGGGCGGCGGGTGCTGGAGATCCGTGCTGCGGTCGGGGTCCAGACCCCGGTGGAAATGGCCCGTCGGGGCAACCGCCGGCTGGCGGCCCTGGCCGCCGACTACAGCGTCGATCCGGCGCAGCTCGTGATCCGCGAGGATCCCCCGTACACCAGCATCGGCCTGCTGCGAAACGGGGAGTTCGATCCCCAGATCGCGGTCGACGATCGCAACGCGGCCCGTTTCGGCCTCAGCCGCCAGCAGCTTGCCGAGCGTTATCTGGGGCAGATTCGGGGGGCGATCGAGCGCTACCGCCGCACCCACCGCCGCCAGGACTGGATCCGGGGCACGGCCCTGGCCCTGCTGGCCCTGGGGCTTTACATCCTCTGGCTGCGGGGTCAGATCGCTCTCAACCGGAGGCTCAAGCGCTGGATCGCTGATCCGGCGAACCGTCGCCTTCAGGGGCTTCACGTGGGCGGCAATCAATGGCTCACCGCCGACCAGCTCCGCGGCCTGCTCGACCCCCTGCGCCGGATCGTCCATGGCGCCGTGCTGCTGCTGGTCAGTTACCTCTCGATCCCCCTGTTCCTGGGGCTCTTCCCGCCCACCCAGGCCCTCTCCCAGACCCTGACCGGCCAGATCAGGGCCCTGGTGGTGGGCGGTTTCGCTTCGTTGGTTCGGGCCATTCCCGACCTGATCTCCGTGGCGGTGATCCTGGGGCTCAGTGTGCTGTTGATGCGCGCCAGCAACGCCTGGTTCAAGGCGGTGGAGCTGGGGAACCTGCGCCTGCGCTGGTTCTATCCCGAGTGGGCGCGGCCCACGGCCCGGCTGGTGGGGATCGGCATCCTGTTGTTGGGGGCGGTGCTGGCCTACCCCTACATCCCTGGTGCCAACAGCAAGGCCTTCCAGGGGGCGGGCTTGTTCGTGGGGGTGCTGGCGGCCCTGGGCTCCAGCGCCGTGGCCGCCAACCTGATCGGCGGGCTGATGCTCACCTACACCCGCGCCTACCAGGAGGGGGACCGGGTCAGCATCAACGGTACCGTCGGCATCGTTCACGACAGCGCCCTGCTGGTGACCCGCCTGCGCACCCCCCGTAACGAAGTGGTGAGCATCCCCAACGCCACCGTGCTCGGTGCCTCGATCGTCAACTACAGCCTGGCCCGGCGGGAGATCGATGAGCCTGTGGTGATCGCCACCACGGTCACCATCGGCTACGACGTGCCCTGGCGCCAGGTGCACCAGTTGATGCTCGCCGCCGCCGCCGCCACCGCCGGCATCAGCCAGGAGGTTCCCCCCTTTGTGCTGCAGACCTCCCTTAACGACTTCCACATCAGCTACGAGCTCAACGCCTACGTAGCCGATGTGGAGACCTACCGCCGCAGCCTCTCCGATCTGCTCGGCGCGATCCAGGACCAGTTTGCGGCCGCTGGCGTGGAAATCCTCTCCCCCGGCTACCACGCCATGCGCAACGGCAACGGCAGCACCGTGCCCCCCTGGCCTGCCCAGCCCTTCGGCGAGGCGCCCCCCGGCTGA
- a CDS encoding HAD family hydrolase: protein MRGNLGIRALFMAVLLLLTMGPPVSAAPSPAGGDPLPSWREGPVKRRLLAFVAAVSTQGSRDYVPAAERLAVFDNDGTLWGEQPMYVQLAFALDRARTLVAQRPELAANPVVAAAAAGDVKAVMAQGTQGLLELVALTHGGMSTETFARIVRDWFRSACHPGLHRPYSSLTFAPMGELLELLRSRGFLTVIVSGGGSDFLRVVTEELYGVPPEQVIGSTVRTTYAVEGSVPVLLRHPEVAFIDDGAGKPVGIHTALGRRPIAAFGNSDGDFEMLEWTTAGPGARLGLILHHDDAEREFAYDRNSPFGRLDRALAAAPQRGWTVVSMRNDWERVYRLSASPCSP, encoded by the coding sequence ATGCGCGGCAACCTGGGGATCAGGGCGTTGTTCATGGCCGTCCTGCTCCTGCTCACCATGGGCCCGCCCGTCTCCGCCGCCCCCTCCCCCGCGGGGGGCGACCCCCTGCCCTCCTGGCGGGAGGGCCCGGTCAAACGCCGGCTGCTGGCCTTCGTGGCCGCCGTCAGCACCCAAGGCAGCCGCGACTACGTGCCAGCGGCGGAGCGCCTGGCGGTGTTCGACAACGACGGCACCCTCTGGGGCGAGCAGCCGATGTATGTGCAGCTCGCCTTCGCCCTCGATCGGGCCCGAACGCTTGTGGCCCAGCGGCCGGAGCTGGCGGCCAACCCCGTGGTCGCCGCGGCGGCGGCCGGCGATGTCAAGGCGGTGATGGCCCAGGGCACCCAGGGGTTGCTGGAGCTGGTGGCCCTCACCCATGGCGGGATGAGCACGGAGACCTTCGCCCGGATCGTGCGCGACTGGTTCCGCAGCGCCTGCCATCCTGGCCTTCACCGGCCCTACAGCAGCCTCACCTTCGCGCCGATGGGTGAACTGTTGGAGCTGCTGCGCTCGCGGGGGTTCCTCACCGTGATCGTGTCCGGCGGCGGCAGCGATTTCCTGCGGGTGGTCACCGAGGAGCTCTACGGCGTGCCACCGGAGCAGGTGATCGGCTCCACCGTGCGCACCACCTATGCCGTCGAGGGGAGCGTGCCGGTGCTGCTGCGGCACCCCGAGGTGGCCTTCATCGATGACGGGGCCGGCAAGCCGGTGGGCATCCACACCGCCCTGGGCCGGCGGCCGATCGCCGCCTTCGGCAACTCCGACGGTGATTTCGAGATGCTCGAGTGGACCACCGCCGGCCCGGGCGCCCGCCTGGGCCTGATCCTTCACCACGACGACGCCGAACGGGAGTTCGCCTACGACCGGAACTCCCCCTTCGGCCGACTGGATCGGGCCCTGGCCGCGGCCCCGCAGCGGGGCTGGACGGTGGTGAGCATGCGCAACGACTGGGAGCGGGTGTACCGGCTCAGCGCGAGCCCCTGCTCCCCGTGA
- a CDS encoding arylsulfatase has translation MPNGQPNILILWGDDIGQSNLSCYSDGLMGYQTPNIDRVAKEGGRFIHYYAEQSCTAGRAAFITGQSVFRTGLSKVGLPGAPVGFQAEDPTIAELLKPLGYRTGQFGKNHFGDRDEHLPTMHGFDEFFGNLYHLNAEEEPELRDYPKEDDPEFPNFRKRFAPRGVLHCWANGDGTQRIENTGPLTKKRMETADDEFIVEAKRFIRDAVASGEPFFVWFNTTHMHFRTHARPQDVGQSGRWQSEYHDVMIYHDNCIGQMLDLVDELGIADDTIVMYSTDNGPHMNSWPDAGMTPFRNEKNSNWEGAYRVPALVRWPGQIEPGTLFTGVVSHLDWLPTLLAAAGEPEIKQKLLDGHQVGSKNFHIHLDGYNMLDYWTGKAGKSPRVEFFYFSDDGDLTGLRYDNWKFVFAEQRVTGTLQVWAEPFTVLRLPKIFNLLTDPYERADITSNTYWDWMLDHAFMLVPAQAFVAEFLSSFQAYPPRQKAASFTVGDVLEKMISAGGAS, from the coding sequence ATGCCCAACGGACAGCCCAACATCCTCATCCTCTGGGGCGATGACATCGGCCAGAGCAACCTCAGCTGCTACAGCGATGGCCTGATGGGCTATCAGACCCCCAACATCGACCGCGTCGCCAAGGAGGGCGGCCGCTTCATCCATTACTACGCCGAGCAGAGCTGCACCGCCGGCCGCGCCGCCTTCATCACCGGTCAGAGCGTGTTCCGCACCGGCCTCAGCAAGGTGGGCCTGCCCGGCGCCCCGGTGGGTTTCCAGGCCGAGGATCCCACCATCGCCGAGCTGCTGAAGCCGCTGGGCTACCGCACGGGGCAGTTCGGCAAGAACCACTTCGGCGACCGCGACGAGCATCTGCCCACGATGCACGGCTTCGATGAGTTCTTCGGCAATCTGTACCACCTCAATGCCGAGGAAGAACCCGAACTGCGCGACTACCCCAAAGAAGACGATCCTGAGTTCCCGAACTTCCGCAAGCGCTTCGCCCCGCGCGGCGTGTTGCACTGCTGGGCCAACGGTGACGGCACCCAGCGGATCGAGAACACCGGCCCACTCACCAAGAAGCGGATGGAAACCGCCGACGACGAGTTCATCGTCGAAGCCAAGCGCTTCATCCGCGATGCGGTGGCCTCGGGCGAGCCCTTCTTCGTGTGGTTCAACACCACCCACATGCACTTCCGCACCCACGCTCGGCCCCAGGATGTGGGCCAGTCAGGGCGTTGGCAGTCGGAATACCACGACGTGATGATCTATCACGACAACTGCATTGGCCAGATGCTGGATCTGGTCGATGAGCTGGGCATCGCCGATGACACGATCGTGATGTACAGCACCGACAACGGCCCGCACATGAACAGCTGGCCCGATGCCGGCATGACGCCTTTCCGTAACGAGAAGAACTCCAACTGGGAGGGGGCCTATCGGGTGCCCGCGCTGGTGCGCTGGCCGGGCCAGATCGAACCCGGCACCCTGTTCACGGGCGTCGTCAGCCACCTCGACTGGCTGCCCACGCTGCTGGCCGCCGCCGGCGAGCCCGAGATCAAGCAGAAACTCCTCGATGGCCATCAGGTGGGAAGCAAGAACTTCCACATCCACCTCGATGGCTACAACATGCTCGATTACTGGACGGGCAAGGCAGGCAAGAGCCCGCGGGTGGAGTTCTTCTACTTCTCCGACGACGGCGACCTCACCGGCCTGCGCTACGACAACTGGAAGTTCGTGTTCGCCGAGCAGCGCGTGACCGGCACGCTTCAGGTGTGGGCCGAGCCCTTCACCGTCCTGCGGCTGCCGAAGATCTTTAACCTGCTCACCGATCCCTACGAACGGGCCGACATCACCTCCAACACCTACTGGGACTGGATGCTCGACCATGCCTTCATGCTGGTGCCGGCCCAGGCCTTCGTGGCTGAATTCCTGTCTTCCTTCCAGGCGTATCCACCCCGCCAGAAGGCTGCCAGCTTCACGGTGGGCGATGTGCTGGAGAAGATGATCTCCGCCGGGGGCGCGAGCTGA
- a CDS encoding formylglycine-generating enzyme family protein, whose translation MSVAPIVSRSRPGRPPARDMAWIPAGSFVMGSDHHYPEEAPAHRVAVEGFWIDRHLVTNAQFLKFVKATGHITLAEQPADPADYPGSLPELLAPASIVFVPPPGPIGTGDPYRWWQYVVGANWRHPEGPGSSIRGREQHPVVHVAHADAAAYAAWIGKSLPSEAEWERAAWGGREGAEFAWGEELHPGGRPLANTFQGDFPHHNSLLDGYAGTSPVGAFPANGYGLFDTIGNVWEWTDSWYLDHGARSAGAEGCCASGSEAREASIDRSSQHGAIPRKVMKGGSFLCAPSYCRRYRPAARLAQGIDTSTCHLGFRCLVRP comes from the coding sequence ATGAGCGTGGCCCCCATCGTCAGCCGTTCCCGGCCGGGTCGCCCCCCGGCCCGGGACATGGCCTGGATTCCAGCGGGATCCTTTGTGATGGGCTCCGACCACCACTACCCGGAGGAAGCCCCGGCTCACCGGGTGGCGGTGGAGGGCTTCTGGATCGATCGCCATCTGGTCACCAACGCCCAGTTCCTGAAGTTCGTGAAGGCCACCGGCCACATCACCCTGGCCGAGCAGCCCGCCGATCCGGCCGATTACCCCGGTTCCCTGCCGGAGTTGCTCGCTCCTGCTTCGATCGTGTTCGTGCCGCCGCCCGGGCCGATCGGCACCGGCGATCCCTACCGCTGGTGGCAGTACGTGGTCGGCGCGAACTGGCGCCACCCGGAAGGCCCCGGCAGCTCGATCCGGGGGCGGGAGCAGCATCCCGTGGTGCATGTGGCCCATGCCGACGCGGCGGCCTACGCCGCTTGGATCGGCAAGAGCCTGCCGAGTGAAGCGGAGTGGGAACGGGCCGCCTGGGGGGGCCGTGAAGGGGCCGAATTCGCCTGGGGTGAGGAGCTTCACCCCGGCGGACGCCCGCTGGCGAACACGTTCCAGGGAGATTTCCCGCACCACAACAGCCTGCTGGACGGCTATGCGGGCACCTCGCCGGTGGGCGCCTTTCCAGCGAACGGCTACGGCCTGTTCGACACCATCGGCAATGTGTGGGAGTGGACGGACAGCTGGTACCTGGACCATGGGGCCAGGTCCGCCGGGGCGGAGGGCTGCTGCGCCTCCGGCTCGGAGGCCCGGGAGGCGAGCATCGATCGCAGCTCCCAGCACGGGGCGATTCCCCGCAAGGTGATGAAGGGAGGCTCCTTTCTGTGCGCCCCCAGCTACTGCCGCCGCTACCGGCCGGCGGCGCGCCTGGCCCAGGGCATCGACACCTCCACCTGCCACCTGGGCTTCCGCTGCCTCGTGCGTCCATGA
- a CDS encoding DUF1622 domain-containing protein: MAWKEAVEQVLAQAVGALQFSLETLSVVCVLVGLVQTLRLAFSQRRRSRGADFPFARVRLRFGSWLSLALEFQLGADIVATTTAPSDSNLIRLAVVAAIRTFLNIFLAREMEQQQRLEERSHPETALPPLP, encoded by the coding sequence ATGGCATGGAAGGAGGCAGTGGAGCAAGTGTTGGCGCAGGCCGTGGGGGCTCTGCAGTTCAGCCTGGAAACCCTCTCGGTGGTCTGCGTGCTGGTGGGGCTGGTGCAGACCCTGCGGCTCGCGTTCAGCCAGCGGCGCCGAAGCCGGGGCGCGGACTTCCCCTTTGCCCGGGTGCGGCTGCGGTTCGGCTCCTGGCTCTCGCTGGCGCTGGAGTTCCAGCTGGGGGCCGACATCGTCGCCACCACCACCGCCCCCAGCGATTCCAATCTGATCCGGCTGGCGGTAGTGGCGGCGATCCGGACCTTCCTGAACATCTTCCTGGCCCGGGAGATGGAGCAGCAGCAACGCCTGGAGGAGCGCTCCCACCCCGAAACAGCCCTGCCGCCCCTGCCATGA
- a CDS encoding YidH family protein → MTANLTNELAKERNRAAAERTLMAWIRTCLSLISFGFGLDKIVGAINSSGGLRGGHAEWSVRLVAMGFVITGILAMGAATRQHHRDLRRLLRDDFTYSQERSLATATAVALTVIGVFALLMLAIGAIKN, encoded by the coding sequence ATGACCGCCAACCTCACCAACGAACTGGCCAAGGAGCGCAACCGGGCGGCGGCGGAGCGCACCTTGATGGCCTGGATCCGCACCTGCCTGTCGCTGATCAGCTTCGGCTTCGGCCTCGACAAGATCGTCGGCGCCATCAACAGCAGTGGTGGACTCCGTGGGGGCCACGCCGAATGGAGCGTGCGCCTGGTGGCCATGGGCTTTGTGATCACCGGCATCCTGGCGATGGGAGCCGCCACCCGCCAGCACCACCGCGATCTCAGGCGCCTCCTGCGCGACGACTTCACTTACAGCCAGGAGCGCTCCCTGGCCACGGCCACGGCCGTGGCCCTGACCGTGATCGGCGTGTTCGCCCTGCTGATGCTGGCGATCGGCGCGATCAAGAACTGA
- a CDS encoding bile acid:sodium symporter family protein produces the protein MAQAAALLVSATLFAIMFALGLSLAGDKLNLVRERPALFARVLLGTCVLVPLLALLLLKLPLSAALTPSARFAIALMAICPSAPLALRKAGQATGSRQLASQLQVSAAVLAILSIPLLADVFTQTYGISGWDIGPREVALQISKAQLLPLACGMLMRQWRPGWAQRWEGLFDKLANGLLLLLIVTVLVKTGHLLVPFLSRSALALGFMAVMVVASLAIGHLLAGSDPEERTTTALVTSMRNPGLALLLASTYASGMEGLKLAILSYLLMTVLLSVPYLRWRKTLSSGVGA, from the coding sequence ATGGCCCAAGCTGCTGCCCTGCTGGTGAGCGCCACCCTGTTCGCGATCATGTTCGCGCTGGGGCTGAGCCTGGCCGGCGACAAATTGAACCTGGTGCGCGAGCGTCCCGCCCTGTTCGCCCGGGTGTTGCTGGGCACCTGCGTGCTGGTGCCCCTGCTGGCGCTGCTGCTGCTGAAGCTGCCGCTCAGCGCGGCCCTCACGCCATCGGCGCGGTTCGCCATCGCCCTGATGGCGATCTGCCCCAGCGCTCCCCTCGCCCTGCGCAAGGCCGGCCAGGCCACGGGCAGCCGTCAGCTGGCGTCCCAGCTGCAGGTGTCGGCGGCGGTGCTGGCGATCCTGTCGATCCCGCTGCTGGCTGACGTCTTCACCCAGACCTACGGAATCTCGGGCTGGGACATCGGTCCGCGGGAGGTGGCCCTGCAGATCAGCAAGGCCCAGCTCCTGCCCCTGGCCTGCGGCATGCTGATGCGGCAGTGGCGACCGGGCTGGGCCCAGCGCTGGGAGGGATTGTTCGACAAGCTGGCCAATGGTCTGCTGCTGCTGCTGATCGTGACGGTGCTGGTCAAGACCGGCCACCTGCTCGTTCCCTTCCTCTCCCGCAGTGCCCTGGCCCTGGGGTTCATGGCGGTGATGGTGGTGGCCTCCCTGGCGATCGGCCATCTGCTCGCCGGCAGCGACCCGGAGGAGCGCACCACCACCGCCCTGGTGACCTCGATGCGCAATCCCGGCCTGGCCCTGCTGCTGGCCAGCACCTACGCCAGTGGGATGGAAGGCCTCAAGCTCGCGATCCTGTCCTACCTGCTCATGACAGTGCTGCTGTCGGTGCCGTACCTGCGCTGGCGCAAAACCCTGAGCAGCGGCGTCGGCGCCTAG